A window of the Chthonomonas sp. genome harbors these coding sequences:
- a CDS encoding dienelactone hydrolase family protein → MTVLVLTLALAGPAYREKPVKIPNGDRPELAANIGIPESTRRVPCVVIGPGAGYHKDKMLIKDLGSELRSSGVATVRFDWAFFTAQAEPSKDYAGEIRDMQAAIRFARAQPLIDPDRVWVAGKSLGSIVAWKVFAADAKLSGALLFTPIARVAEPGQWYPGLAAEKRPVLFSVPDADPDGCPLNALHLLTNGAGANVRVQIHPGNHGFEVAKPTDLTPDKTNGANIAVVVRSAVRLFESWTQ, encoded by the coding sequence ATGACCGTCCTCGTCCTGACGCTTGCTTTGGCTGGCCCCGCCTATCGCGAAAAGCCGGTGAAAATTCCCAACGGCGATCGACCCGAGCTGGCCGCGAATATCGGCATTCCGGAGAGCACGCGCCGGGTTCCGTGCGTGGTGATTGGGCCGGGCGCGGGCTATCACAAAGACAAGATGCTCATCAAGGATTTGGGCTCGGAACTGCGCTCCTCGGGCGTGGCGACGGTGCGATTTGATTGGGCTTTCTTCACCGCGCAAGCCGAACCAAGCAAAGATTACGCGGGCGAAATCCGCGACATGCAGGCCGCCATTCGCTTTGCGCGGGCGCAACCGCTGATCGATCCGGACCGCGTGTGGGTCGCCGGAAAGTCTCTCGGCAGTATCGTGGCGTGGAAAGTTTTCGCGGCTGACGCGAAGCTCTCGGGCGCGCTGTTGTTCACGCCGATCGCGCGCGTGGCCGAGCCGGGGCAGTGGTATCCCGGACTCGCCGCGGAGAAGCGGCCAGTGCTGTTTTCGGTGCCCGACGCCGACCCGGACGGCTGTCCGCTGAACGCGCTGCACCTCCTCACAAATGGCGCGGGCGCGAATGTGCGTGTGCAAATTCACCCCGGCAACCACGGATTTGAGGTCGCCAAACCAACCGACCTCACGCCCGACAAAACGAATGGCGCGAATATCGCCGTGGTCGTGCGCAGCGCGGTTAGGCTTTTTGAGAGTTGGACGCAATAG
- a CDS encoding class I SAM-dependent methyltransferase → MPAEFNQLYYEAERPEVLPFVPTRVTRHLDVGCAAGGFAATVKGSRRCESWGIELNPEMAERARARLDQVFSGDAMAHMANLPSTHFDLITFNDVLEHLAQPDQALAEARRLLAPGGVVVASVPNIRYWPALMTIVKGGDFPWADEGIFDRTHLRFFTRTSAVRLFTSSGFEVSRCEGINFLEGKKLRLVNLLTRGKFEDSRWMQFVIVASAK, encoded by the coding sequence ATGCCCGCCGAATTTAACCAGTTGTACTATGAGGCCGAGCGGCCCGAGGTGCTGCCTTTTGTGCCCACACGGGTGACGCGCCACCTGGACGTGGGCTGCGCGGCGGGCGGCTTTGCCGCGACGGTGAAGGGTTCGCGCCGCTGCGAAAGTTGGGGCATTGAGTTGAACCCGGAGATGGCCGAGCGCGCGCGGGCTCGTTTGGATCAGGTGTTCAGCGGCGACGCGATGGCGCACATGGCGAACCTGCCTTCGACGCATTTCGATTTGATCACGTTTAACGACGTGTTGGAGCACTTGGCGCAGCCCGACCAGGCGTTGGCCGAGGCGCGGCGGCTCCTCGCTCCGGGCGGCGTGGTGGTGGCCTCGGTGCCGAACATTCGCTACTGGCCGGCGCTGATGACGATTGTGAAGGGCGGCGACTTTCCTTGGGCGGACGAGGGGATTTTTGACCGGACGCACCTTCGATTTTTCACGCGGACGAGCGCGGTTCGGCTGTTCACGTCGTCGGGATTCGAGGTTTCGCGGTGCGAGGGGATTAACTTTTTGGAAGGCAAGAAGTTGCGGCTGGTGAATCTGTTGACGCGCGGGAAGTTTGAGGATTCGCGCTGGATGCAGTTTGTGATTGTGGCGAGCGCGAAGTAA
- a CDS encoding 3-deoxy-D-manno-octulosonic acid transferase — translation MVFVYGLLQMLLAPIWVPWMLLRARRRGGQMNWQERTGKLAINLDMKRPRLWFHAVSVGEVIAAKPILREIRNLNPDVQIVLSVTTTSGHDTAKTQAEGLYDHLVFFPIDIARFVLIALLKVKPHAVAIMETELWMNFLAVAKNLRAHTMLINGRISNRSYPRSMKLRFFYNSLLENMDECLMQTATDAERIQALGARSAEVLGNSKFDEALPSGRTRDEWRQELGIPGDALVIVVGSSRGEDEERIILDGLSRWRDEAWIIFAPRHLERADEVAGLCGSVARRSRGERGQFLLLDTYGELASIYAAADVAIIGGSFAPYGGQNLIQALGQGAPVLHGPHMDNFQSAAREAIDAGASRRVEASGAALGQALDEILGDAALRKKMGDAGRELVARSAGASLRYATRICDAIASNSQKA, via the coding sequence ATGGTTTTCGTTTACGGCCTTTTGCAAATGCTCCTCGCGCCCATTTGGGTGCCGTGGATGCTCTTGCGCGCGCGCCGTCGCGGCGGCCAAATGAACTGGCAAGAACGCACGGGCAAGCTCGCGATTAACCTCGACATGAAGCGGCCACGGCTGTGGTTTCATGCCGTGTCGGTCGGTGAGGTGATCGCCGCCAAACCGATTCTGCGCGAGATTCGCAACCTCAATCCCGACGTGCAGATCGTTCTGAGCGTGACCACCACGAGCGGCCACGACACCGCGAAAACTCAGGCCGAAGGGCTGTACGACCACTTGGTTTTCTTCCCGATTGACATCGCGCGCTTTGTGCTGATCGCCTTGCTCAAAGTGAAGCCGCACGCCGTCGCGATTATGGAAACCGAGCTCTGGATGAACTTCCTCGCGGTCGCCAAAAATCTGCGCGCCCACACCATGCTCATCAACGGGCGCATTAGCAATCGCTCCTACCCGCGCAGCATGAAACTGCGGTTTTTCTACAATTCTCTGCTGGAGAACATGGACGAATGCCTCATGCAAACCGCCACCGATGCCGAGCGCATTCAGGCGCTGGGCGCGCGTTCGGCCGAGGTGCTCGGCAACAGCAAGTTCGACGAGGCGCTGCCTTCGGGCCGAACCCGCGACGAATGGCGGCAAGAGCTCGGGATTCCCGGCGACGCGCTGGTTATCGTGGTCGGCTCGTCGCGCGGCGAAGACGAAGAGCGCATCATTTTGGACGGGCTCAGCCGATGGCGAGACGAGGCGTGGATCATCTTTGCGCCGCGCCACTTGGAGCGGGCTGACGAAGTCGCAGGATTGTGTGGCTCTGTCGCGCGACGTTCGCGCGGCGAGCGCGGGCAGTTCCTCCTGCTTGACACCTACGGCGAACTCGCGAGCATTTACGCCGCGGCCGACGTTGCGATTATCGGCGGATCGTTCGCTCCGTATGGTGGGCAAAACCTGATTCAGGCGCTAGGGCAGGGCGCGCCCGTGTTGCACGGCCCGCACATGGACAATTTCCAAAGCGCGGCCCGCGAAGCGATTGATGCCGGCGCGAGTCGCCGCGTCGAAGCCAGTGGCGCGGCGCTTGGCCAAGCGCTGGACGAGATTCTCGGCGATGCCGCCCTCCGCAAGAAGATGGGTGATGCTGGCCGAGAGCTTGTCGCCCGCTCCGCGGGTGCAAGTCTGCGCTACGCGACCCGCATTTGCGACGCTATTGCGTCCAACTCTCAAAAAGCCTAA
- a CDS encoding fibronectin type III domain-containing protein, whose product MPEWIYSNRLELQVQATKFSNGITSLGTGLGLTAGEVTAFGNALTLYNSDMTTWEDAQVAEKSAGQTFYKDKGDLTSLMRKYNKRMQASAGITNAKRAEIGLPIPGTSTTVTPKKVLELLATPVSDGTVKLKWNRSGNASSVIFIVERSSDGVEWEFAANSTSVKITLSDYAPGVQTFFRVVASRGALLATPSDPVVIYGGGEGVQLRVAA is encoded by the coding sequence ATGCCCGAATGGATCTATTCAAATCGATTGGAACTGCAAGTGCAGGCCACCAAGTTCAGTAACGGGATCACGAGTCTTGGCACCGGGCTCGGACTTACCGCCGGCGAAGTCACCGCGTTTGGCAACGCGTTAACCCTTTACAACAGCGACATGACCACCTGGGAAGATGCGCAGGTCGCCGAGAAAAGCGCCGGTCAAACGTTCTACAAAGACAAGGGCGACCTGACCAGCCTGATGCGCAAGTACAACAAGCGCATGCAAGCATCGGCTGGCATCACCAACGCCAAGCGCGCGGAGATCGGGCTGCCGATTCCGGGCACAAGCACGACGGTGACCCCGAAGAAGGTGCTGGAACTGCTGGCCACGCCCGTGAGCGACGGCACGGTGAAGCTAAAGTGGAACCGCAGCGGCAACGCTTCGAGCGTGATTTTCATTGTCGAGCGCAGTTCGGACGGTGTGGAATGGGAGTTCGCGGCGAACTCGACCTCGGTGAAGATTACGCTGAGCGACTACGCGCCGGGCGTGCAAACGTTCTTCCGAGTGGTCGCCTCGCGCGGCGCGCTTCTGGCCACACCGAGCGATCCGGTTGTGATCTATGGCGGCGGCGAAGGCGTGCAACTGCGCGTCGCGGCGTAA
- a CDS encoding class I SAM-dependent methyltransferase yields the protein MFTAIAPYYNELMGAVDYEMWADYLLLLLEMRESHPADVLDVCCGTGTVSELLADMGYRVLGVDLSAPMIDEAQKRVANHPEQLEFIAADAATFASERRFDAAFSFFDSFNYITDLGHLRKVFANIARHLKPGTPFIFDLNTAYAFEAKMFDQEDTRKRSRVRYKWVGDYDPGTHVIRVNMQFWVDGREFTETHVQRAHSEDEIVDLLDAAGFTDIMIYDSYTLSPPRKRSDRVHYVATRG from the coding sequence ATGTTCACAGCCATCGCACCCTATTACAACGAGCTCATGGGGGCGGTGGACTACGAAATGTGGGCGGACTACCTGTTGCTGCTCCTGGAAATGCGGGAGTCGCATCCCGCCGACGTGCTCGACGTGTGCTGCGGGACGGGGACGGTGAGCGAGCTACTGGCGGACATGGGATACCGCGTGTTGGGCGTGGACCTGAGCGCGCCGATGATTGACGAAGCCCAAAAGCGCGTCGCGAATCACCCCGAGCAACTGGAATTCATCGCCGCCGACGCCGCGACTTTCGCCAGCGAGCGGCGTTTCGATGCGGCGTTTTCGTTTTTCGACTCGTTCAACTACATCACGGATTTGGGGCATTTGCGCAAGGTGTTTGCCAACATCGCGCGGCACCTCAAGCCCGGCACGCCGTTTATTTTTGACCTGAACACCGCGTACGCCTTCGAGGCGAAGATGTTTGATCAGGAAGACACGCGCAAACGTAGCCGCGTGCGCTACAAGTGGGTCGGCGATTACGATCCGGGGACGCACGTGATTCGGGTGAACATGCAGTTTTGGGTGGATGGTCGCGAGTTCACCGAGACGCATGTGCAGCGCGCGCACAGCGAAGACGAGATCGTCGATTTGCTCGACGCGGCGGGCTTCACGGACATCATGATTTACGACAGTTACACGCTCTCGCCGCCCCGAAAACGCAGCGATCGGGTGCATTATGTGGCCACTCGTGGCTAA
- a CDS encoding class I SAM-dependent methyltransferase — protein sequence MQSDEYGKLFEHEDHYWWFVSRRELAIRLLRHHVSAFDDGRLLDLGCGTGAALRELAAACTSATIIGADFSHEALEFCRSRGLENLVHADGQALPLASDSFRGIIALDIFEHIPDDAAAFREAFRVLQPGGTLVLSVPAYQSLWGPHDVALMHYRRYRRSEVGRCLRQAGFEVPTLGYSIFLLFPVVLAIRLVDKLRRGEPKVRLPQVSPGLNRLLIKLQRFEAGLVERVRLPWGSSVVAVAIKPGASQ from the coding sequence ATGCAAAGCGACGAATACGGCAAACTTTTTGAACACGAAGACCACTATTGGTGGTTTGTCTCGCGTCGAGAACTCGCCATTCGCTTGCTGCGGCACCACGTTTCTGCGTTTGATGACGGCCGATTGCTCGACCTCGGTTGCGGCACCGGCGCGGCCCTGCGCGAGCTCGCCGCGGCATGCACGTCGGCGACCATCATCGGTGCGGATTTCAGCCACGAAGCTCTGGAGTTCTGTCGCTCGCGGGGCCTCGAAAACCTCGTCCATGCCGATGGCCAAGCTCTGCCGTTGGCGAGCGATTCGTTTCGCGGCATCATCGCCTTGGATATTTTTGAGCACATCCCCGACGATGCGGCCGCCTTTCGCGAGGCGTTCCGGGTGCTACAGCCTGGCGGCACGTTGGTGCTGAGCGTGCCCGCCTACCAGTCATTGTGGGGTCCGCACGATGTCGCGCTGATGCACTACCGCCGGTACCGCCGCAGCGAGGTGGGCCGGTGCCTGCGCCAAGCGGGGTTCGAGGTGCCGACCTTGGGCTATTCGATTTTCTTGCTCTTTCCGGTGGTGCTCGCCATTCGCCTCGTGGACAAACTCCGCCGGGGCGAGCCAAAAGTTCGCCTGCCGCAAGTGAGCCCCGGCCTCAATCGGCTGCTCATCAAACTGCAGCGGTTCGAAGCGGGCTTGGTCGAGCGAGTGCGGCTGCCGTGGGGAAGCAGCGTGGTGGCGGTGGCCATTAAGCCGGGAGCCTCGCAATGA
- a CDS encoding phosphoribosylaminoimidazolesuccinocarboxamide synthase gives MLLLDASQLSELKLVRRGKVREVFEWGADELLIVSTDRISAFDAIMQTGIPDKGRILNQMSAFWFENLSDVIGNHVISTDDARIGTALPSGVRDSLRGRTVLARRTTPLPVECVARGYITGSLLKEYRAIGGGVHGLDLPGGLVDGSRLPEPIFTPATKAETGHDENIGFAEVVNVVGQETATRLREVTLELYRRAAAHAESRGLILADTKFEFGLTDDGELIWIDEALTPDSSRYWDGALYQPGQAQPSFDKQYLRDYLETSGWDKNPPGPSLPDDVVLATRAKYLMAYERIVGRPLD, from the coding sequence ATGCTGCTCCTCGATGCCTCCCAGCTGAGCGAACTGAAACTCGTGCGCCGCGGGAAGGTGCGCGAAGTGTTTGAGTGGGGCGCCGACGAGTTGCTCATCGTGTCCACCGATCGCATCTCGGCGTTCGATGCGATTATGCAAACCGGCATCCCGGACAAAGGCCGCATTCTCAACCAAATGAGCGCGTTTTGGTTTGAGAACCTAAGCGACGTAATCGGCAACCACGTGATTTCGACCGACGACGCCAGGATTGGCACGGCCCTGCCCAGCGGCGTTCGGGACTCTTTACGAGGGCGCACCGTATTGGCGCGGCGAACCACGCCGCTTCCCGTGGAGTGCGTCGCCCGCGGCTACATCACCGGCTCGCTCCTGAAGGAATATCGCGCCATCGGCGGCGGGGTTCATGGCCTGGATTTGCCGGGCGGACTAGTTGACGGATCGCGATTGCCCGAGCCGATTTTCACGCCCGCAACCAAGGCTGAGACCGGCCACGATGAGAACATCGGGTTCGCGGAGGTGGTGAACGTTGTCGGCCAAGAGACAGCCACGCGCCTACGCGAAGTGACGCTGGAGCTTTATCGCCGCGCCGCCGCTCACGCCGAATCGCGAGGGCTGATTTTGGCGGACACCAAGTTTGAGTTTGGGCTGACCGATGACGGCGAACTGATTTGGATTGACGAAGCCTTGACGCCGGACAGCTCTCGCTACTGGGATGGCGCGCTCTATCAGCCCGGGCAGGCGCAGCCGAGCTTCGACAAGCAATATCTGCGCGACTATTTGGAGACCAGCGGCTGGGACAAGAACCCGCCCGGCCCGAGCCTGCCCGACGACGTGGTGCTGGCCACGCGCGCGAAGTATCTGATGGCCTACGAGCGGATCGTGGGCCGCCCGCTGGACTAA
- the rpmA gene encoding 50S ribosomal protein L27 — protein sequence MAHKKGQGSSRNGRDSNSQRLGVKKYGGEIVKAGSILVRQRGTKFYPGTNCGIGNDHTLFALIEGQVKFEGPTGKRRISIYPHQVEA from the coding sequence ATGGCACATAAGAAAGGTCAAGGTTCATCCCGCAACGGTCGCGATTCGAATTCTCAGCGCCTCGGCGTTAAGAAGTACGGCGGCGAGATTGTCAAAGCTGGCTCGATCCTGGTTCGCCAACGCGGCACCAAGTTCTACCCCGGCACCAACTGTGGCATCGGCAACGACCACACGCTCTTCGCGCTGATCGAAGGTCAAGTGAAGTTCGAAGGTCCCACCGGCAAGCGACGCATCAGCATCTACCCGCACCAAGTCGAAGCCTAA
- a CDS encoding glycosyltransferase family 2 protein, with product MNAPDLAVIIPAYNEENRILRTLERVREYLSAQTYTWSVTVVSDGSTDGTNAIVRDFASANPEFHLYDYSPNHGKGYAVRTGMLAADARLVLFSDADLAAPIEELEKLLPMIEQGYDVAIGSRPLRESNLEVRQPLYRELLGRTFNGLVQMLAIRGIKDTQCGFKLFRQPVAQDVFRRCKLERFSFDFEALMIARDLGYRIAEVPITWRHQEGSKVSLVRDGSRMILDLLKLRAWGKSKRLQESVPRAD from the coding sequence TTGAACGCGCCCGACCTCGCGGTGATCATCCCCGCCTATAACGAAGAGAACCGGATCTTGCGAACGCTGGAACGCGTGCGTGAATATCTGTCGGCTCAAACTTATACGTGGAGCGTCACCGTGGTCAGCGATGGGAGCACCGACGGCACCAACGCCATCGTTCGCGATTTTGCCAGTGCGAACCCGGAGTTTCACCTCTACGATTACTCGCCGAACCACGGCAAAGGCTACGCCGTGCGCACGGGAATGCTGGCCGCCGACGCCCGGTTGGTTCTGTTTAGCGACGCCGACCTCGCCGCGCCGATCGAGGAATTGGAGAAGCTGCTGCCGATGATTGAGCAGGGCTACGATGTGGCCATCGGCAGCCGCCCTCTACGCGAAAGCAACCTCGAAGTCCGGCAACCGCTGTACCGCGAACTGCTCGGGCGCACGTTCAATGGCCTCGTGCAGATGCTCGCGATCCGCGGAATCAAAGACACGCAGTGCGGGTTCAAACTGTTCCGCCAACCAGTGGCGCAAGACGTGTTTCGTCGCTGCAAATTGGAGCGATTTAGCTTCGATTTTGAGGCGCTGATGATCGCCCGCGACCTGGGTTATCGCATCGCCGAAGTACCGATTACCTGGCGTCACCAAGAGGGGAGCAAGGTCAGCCTCGTGCGGGATGGCTCGCGCATGATTCTCGACCTTTTGAAGCTGCGCGCCTGGGGCAAATCCAAGCGGTTGCAGGAGAGCGTGCCCCGCGCCGATTAG
- the aroF gene encoding 3-deoxy-7-phosphoheptulonate synthase translates to MIIVMHVDATPEQIEAVAAAIRTQGVEPLVLPGEGRVAIGIPAALSGDQRDHIETLVNGLEGVNQVTQTSRPYKLASREFHREPTIVEVRGVRIGQGTFHMFGGPCSIESYDQLARCAEVMVRCGAKLLRGGAFKPRTSPYAFQGHGEEALRIMNRVGAEFDLVTITEAMSPEQVPMVAQYADIIQIGARSMQNFPLLIEAGRSMKPVFLKRGPSASIDDFLLAAEYVLAQGNPQVMLCERGIVSIDKGYTRNTLDLAAVPVLKEYSHLPVIVDPSHGTGKARYVAPMAKAAVVAGADGVMVEMHPSPHEALSDGSQALTIPQFESLCADLRRLTEFVGVSA, encoded by the coding sequence ATGATCATCGTGATGCACGTGGACGCCACGCCGGAGCAGATTGAGGCGGTGGCGGCCGCGATTCGCACGCAGGGCGTCGAGCCGCTCGTTCTGCCCGGCGAGGGCCGCGTGGCCATCGGCATCCCCGCCGCGCTGAGTGGCGACCAACGCGACCACATTGAAACGTTGGTCAACGGCCTGGAAGGCGTCAACCAGGTCACGCAGACGAGCCGACCCTACAAGCTGGCGAGCCGCGAATTCCACCGCGAACCGACGATCGTCGAGGTGCGCGGCGTGCGCATCGGGCAAGGCACGTTCCACATGTTCGGCGGGCCATGCAGCATCGAATCCTATGACCAACTGGCGCGTTGCGCGGAAGTAATGGTGCGGTGCGGCGCGAAACTCTTGCGCGGCGGGGCGTTCAAACCGCGGACGTCGCCGTACGCGTTTCAGGGTCACGGCGAAGAGGCGCTGCGCATCATGAATCGGGTCGGCGCGGAGTTCGATCTGGTCACGATCACCGAAGCGATGTCGCCGGAACAGGTTCCGATGGTCGCGCAATACGCGGATATCATCCAGATCGGGGCGCGATCCATGCAGAACTTCCCGCTGCTGATTGAGGCCGGGCGATCCATGAAGCCGGTGTTTTTGAAGCGCGGCCCCAGCGCCAGCATTGACGATTTTCTGCTCGCCGCCGAGTACGTTTTGGCGCAAGGCAATCCGCAGGTGATGCTCTGCGAGCGCGGGATTGTGAGCATTGATAAGGGGTACACGCGCAACACGCTGGACCTCGCGGCCGTGCCGGTGCTGAAGGAATATTCGCACCTGCCGGTGATCGTTGATCCGAGTCACGGCACCGGAAAAGCGCGCTATGTCGCGCCGATGGCGAAGGCGGCGGTGGTCGCCGGCGCGGATGGCGTGATGGTGGAAATGCACCCGAGCCCACACGAGGCGCTGAGCGACGGCTCGCAGGCGCTGACGATTCCGCAGTTTGAATCGCTCTGCGCGGACTTGCGTCGGCTGACGGAATTCGTCGGCGTAAGCGCGTAA
- the rplU gene encoding 50S ribosomal protein L21, with amino-acid sequence MMYAIIKTGGKQYKAEESDTLIIEKIEGEAGTKIVFDEVLAVFNGDKVTLGSPMVKGAKVEAEIVRQGKAAKINAFNYKPKKNERKRWGHRQPETHVKITSVSAGK; translated from the coding sequence ATCATGTACGCGATCATTAAGACAGGCGGCAAGCAGTATAAAGCCGAAGAATCGGACACCCTGATTATCGAAAAGATTGAGGGAGAGGCCGGCACCAAGATCGTCTTCGACGAAGTTCTCGCGGTTTTCAACGGCGACAAGGTCACCCTCGGCTCGCCGATGGTGAAGGGTGCTAAGGTGGAAGCCGAAATCGTTCGCCAAGGTAAGGCGGCCAAAATCAACGCATTCAACTACAAGCCGAAGAAGAACGAGCGCAAGCGCTGGGGTCACCGACAACCGGAAACCCACGTGAAGATCACCTCGGTTTCGGCAGGAAAGTAA
- a CDS encoding homogentisate 1,2-dioxygenase: MPRYHRLGSLPETRHTQFRSPQGQLYAEQLISTRGFSGPMSLTYHINLPTAVAGWEDAGHVAPTFLKDEALHHRHLITGQMSPRGNAVTGRVPLMGNNDVIWFQANIADQMTDHYKNAEGDELLFIHDGSGVMESMYGDVPFRPGDYLVIPRGTIYRLVFDQLPVRMIAIESHGPVDIPRRYKNEVGQLLEHAPYHERNLRPPTELKTFDEKGEYFVLVKARGRMTRYKFNFHPFDIVGWDGYVYPYAFSIHDFAPITGKLHMPPPIHQTFHGAGFVICSFCPRMLDYHPNAIVVPYNHSNVDSDEIIYYCNDKFGSRKGIQEGSITVHPLGIPHGPQPGAVEASLGATRTEELAVMLDTYAPLYLTKEALDIEDPNYWKSWEPSVQ, encoded by the coding sequence ATGCCGCGTTATCATCGCCTGGGATCGCTCCCCGAGACCCGCCATACGCAGTTTCGCAGCCCGCAGGGCCAGCTCTATGCCGAGCAACTCATCTCCACGCGCGGTTTTAGCGGGCCGATGAGCCTGACCTATCACATCAATTTGCCGACCGCCGTCGCCGGTTGGGAGGATGCGGGCCACGTCGCGCCGACCTTCCTTAAGGATGAGGCGTTGCATCACCGCCACCTGATTACGGGCCAAATGTCGCCGCGTGGCAACGCGGTCACCGGCCGCGTGCCGCTCATGGGCAACAACGATGTCATCTGGTTCCAGGCGAATATCGCCGACCAAATGACCGACCACTACAAGAACGCCGAGGGCGACGAGCTACTTTTCATCCACGATGGCAGCGGCGTCATGGAGAGCATGTATGGCGACGTGCCGTTCCGGCCCGGCGATTACCTTGTGATTCCGCGCGGAACGATTTATCGCCTCGTGTTCGATCAGCTTCCGGTCCGCATGATCGCGATCGAAAGCCATGGACCGGTGGACATCCCCCGTCGTTACAAGAACGAGGTCGGCCAGCTTCTGGAGCACGCGCCGTACCACGAACGAAACCTTCGTCCGCCCACCGAACTAAAGACCTTTGACGAGAAGGGCGAGTACTTTGTGTTGGTCAAGGCGCGCGGACGCATGACCCGGTACAAGTTCAACTTCCACCCGTTCGATATCGTGGGTTGGGATGGCTACGTGTACCCGTACGCGTTCAGCATTCACGACTTTGCGCCGATCACGGGCAAGCTGCACATGCCGCCGCCCATTCACCAAACCTTCCACGGGGCGGGGTTCGTCATCTGCTCGTTCTGCCCGCGCATGCTGGACTATCACCCCAACGCGATTGTGGTGCCCTACAACCACAGCAACGTGGATTCGGACGAGATCATTTATTACTGCAACGATAAGTTTGGGTCACGCAAGGGGATCCAAGAGGGCAGCATTACGGTGCACCCGCTCGGTATTCCGCACGGTCCGCAACCGGGCGCCGTCGAGGCCTCGCTCGGTGCCACACGCACCGAAGAGCTCGCCGTCATGCTCGATACCTACGCCCCGCTTTACTTGACCAAGGAGGCACTCGACATTGAGGATCCGAACTACTGGAAGAGCTGGGAGCCGAGCGTTCAGTAA
- a CDS encoding menaquinone biosynthesis protein: MIRLGSVPYLNAKPLLWGLRHHPDVEVRLAVPSALPAMLAAGDVDAILVSCIEALRRPDLAVIPGVGIGSTGAVWSVRLFHRVPLSEIETLCLDESSMTSNQLAQILLREQQGIEPQTIVLPPDLPTMLEHADAAVVIGDLGMAEPPPGVAALDLGQAWTDFTGLPFVWAVWLARPDRAEELTSVLVDSAREGTGSIQEVAQVHAADHGFTPEFAAHYFTEAIEFEFTAAHERGLARFGELSANLRPFSPLTN; encoded by the coding sequence ATGATTCGCCTCGGGTCGGTGCCGTACCTCAACGCCAAGCCGTTGCTTTGGGGATTGCGTCACCATCCGGACGTGGAAGTTCGGCTGGCCGTGCCCAGCGCCCTGCCCGCCATGCTGGCGGCGGGCGATGTGGATGCCATCTTGGTTTCCTGCATCGAGGCCTTGCGCCGCCCTGATCTCGCCGTCATTCCCGGCGTTGGCATCGGTTCGACCGGCGCGGTGTGGAGCGTGCGATTGTTTCATCGCGTTCCTTTGTCGGAGATTGAAACACTGTGCCTCGACGAAAGCTCGATGACGAGCAATCAACTGGCGCAGATTCTGCTTCGGGAACAGCAAGGCATCGAGCCGCAAACCATCGTTTTGCCTCCGGACCTGCCGACGATGCTGGAGCATGCCGACGCGGCGGTGGTGATTGGCGACCTGGGTATGGCCGAGCCGCCGCCGGGCGTCGCCGCGCTCGACCTGGGCCAAGCCTGGACAGATTTCACCGGGTTACCCTTTGTATGGGCGGTGTGGCTTGCGCGGCCCGACCGCGCTGAGGAACTCACGTCGGTGCTGGTGGATTCGGCTCGCGAAGGAACAGGGTCAATTCAAGAAGTTGCACAAGTCCACGCGGCTGACCATGGATTTACACCGGAATTTGCGGCGCACTACTTCACCGAAGCCATCGAATTTGAGTTCACCGCGGCCCACGAGCGGGGTTTAGCGCGGTTTGGCGAGCTTTCTGCGAATCTTCGCCCGTTTAGCCCCTTGACCAATTAG